A part of Salvelinus alpinus chromosome 5, SLU_Salpinus.1, whole genome shotgun sequence genomic DNA contains:
- the LOC139576920 gene encoding serine/threonine-protein phosphatase PP1-gamma catalytic subunit A translates to MADVDKLNIDSIIQRLLEVRGAKPGKNVQLQENEIRGLCLKSREIFLSQPILLELEAPLKICGDIHGQYYDLLRLFEYGGFPPESNYLFLGDYVDRGKQSLETICLLLAYKIKYPENFFLLRGNHECASINRIYGFYDECKRRYNIKLWKTFTDCFNCLPIAAIVDEKIFCCHGGLSPDLQSMEQIRRVMRPTDVPDQGLLCDLLWSDPDKDVLGWGENDRGVSFTFGSEVVAKFLHKHDLDLICRAHQVVEDGYEFFAKRQLVTLFSAPNYCGEFDNAGAMMSVDETLMCSFQILKPAEKKKPNGSRPVTPPRNMVTKQGKK, encoded by the exons ATGGCCGATGTTGACAAACTCAACATAGACAGTATCATCCAGCGTCTTTTAGAGG TCAGGGGAGCAAAGCCTGGTAAGAATGTGCAGCTGCAGGAGAACGAGATCCGAGGATTGTGCCTCAAGTCCAGGGAGATATTTCTCAGCCAACCTATCCTTCTTGAACTTGAAGCCCCCCTCAAGATCTGTG GTGACATCCATGGGCAATATTACGACTTATTGAGGCTGTTTGAGTATGGGGGCTTCCCTCCTGAGAGCAACTACCTATTTCTGGGAGACTATGTGGACAGAGGGAAGCAGTCTCTGGAGACCATCTGTCTGCTTCTGGCCTACAAAATCAAATACCCGGAGAACTTCTTCCTGCTGAGAGGGAATCATGAGTGCGCCTCCATCAACAGAATATATGGATTCTATGATGAGT GTAAAAGAAGGTACAACATCAAGCTCTGGAAAACATTTACAGATTGCTTTAACTGCCTCCCTATTGCTGCCATTGTTGATGAGAAGATCTTCTGTTGCCATGGAG GGTTGTCACCAGACCTCCAGTCCATGGAGCAGATCAGGCGCGTCATGCGGCCCACCGACGTCCCCGACCAGGGCCTCCTGTGTGACCTGCTCTGGTCAGATCCAGACAAGGATGTCCTCGGCTGGGGAGAGAATGACAGAGGCGTCTCATTCACTTTTGGCTCAGAAGTGGTGGCAAAGTTCCTGCACAAACATGATTTGGATCTGATCTGTCGCGCCCATCAG GTTGTTGAGGACGGCTATGAGTTCTTCGCCAAGCGACAGCTTGTGACTTTATTCTCAGCACCCAACTACTGCGGGGAGTTTGACAATGCTGGTGCTATGATGAGTGTGGATGAGACCCTCATGTGCTCTTTTCAG ATTTTGAAGCCCGCTGAGAAGAAGAAGCCGAATGGCAGCCGTCCAGTTACACCCCCACGGAACATGGTCACCAAGCAAGGCAAGAAATAA